The nucleotide window CAGGTTCGCCTGGTGCAGCACGACGGCGGCGAGGTCCTCGGGCGCGAGCCCGGCCCGCTCGCAGGCCTTGCGGGCGATGGCGGGCAGCTTGGTGGTGGCCCACCGGTAGACGCTCTGGCCCTCCTGGGCGAACCGCGCGGGGGTGCCCTCGATGCGTACCGCGTTCCCCATCCCGGGCACCGAACCCCAGAGCACGGGCCCGATGGCACTCTCCTCGGCCGCCTCGACGACCGCGGCCCCCGCGCCGTCCCCGACGAGCACGCAGGTCGTACGGTCCGTCCAGTCGGCCACGTCGGACATCTTGTCGGCGCCGATCACCAGGACCCGGGTCGCGCCACCGGCCCGTACGGCGTGGTCGGCGGTGGCCAGCGCGTGGGTGAAGCCCGCGCAGACCACGTTGAGGTCCATGACGGCCGGCGACGGGATGCCGAGGCGGGCGGCGACCCGGGCGGCCATGTTGGGCGAGCGGTCGACGGCGGTGGAGGTGGCCACCAGGACGAGGTCGATGTCCTCGGGGGTGAGGCCCGCGGCCGCCAGGGCCTTGGCGGCGGCGTGCGCGGCCAGCTCGTCGACGGGTTCGTCGGGTCCGGCGATGTGGCGCGTACGGATGCCCACCCGGCTCGTGATCCACTCGTCGCTGGTGTCGACCAGCTCCGCCAGGTCCTCGTTGGTGAGGACCCTGGCGGGCTGGTAGTGGCCGACGGCGGTGATACGTGAGCCGTTCATGGGCGGTCCCCCTGGTTGCCTGGGTAGCGGGACTCACCAGTCTGTGCAGATACCCACGGGTACGGGGACACGTAAAGTCACAGGAATGGCGGTTCACCCTTGTCGGCTTCCGTCAGGCCTTCGGACGCCCGAACACCTACCCTGCGGGCGTTCGGGCGGCCGCGGCGCGATCACCCCGTGAACAGCTGGGTGGCTTTGCGCACGAGTTCGTACAGACCATAGGCCAGCGGAGCACCCACCCAGACCCAGGCGAACACGATCAAAGGGCGGCGGTCGGGCACCGGCCCGTCCGGCAGGGCACTGTCAGGCGGACTGCTGTCCTTCGTGGACATCGGCGGCCTCCTTCCGGGCGGGGACGTGATGGCGGGCGTCGACGGGCCGGACGAGTTCGTTGGCGACGAAGCCGACCGCGAGCAGGCCGATCATGATGACCAGTGACAGTCCGTACAGGGACGCCCCGGACTTCCCGGCCTCCTCCTGCCGGTCCGCGATCCAGTTGACGATCAGGGGGCCGAGGACCCCGGCCGTGGACCAGGCGGTGAGCAGCCGTCCGTGGATGGCGCCGACCTGGTAGGTGCCGAAGAGGTCCTTCAGGTAGGCGGGGACGGTCGCGAAGCCGCCTCCGTAGAAGGAGAGGATCACCAGCGCGGCGATGATGAACACCGGCTTGGAGGAGTCCCCGACCCAGGCGATGAGCGCGTACATCAGCGCGCCGACGCCCAGGTAGACGCGGTAGATGTTCTTGCGCCCGATCAGGTCGGACGTGGAGGACCAGCCGATGCGGCCCGCCATGTTGGCGGCCGAGAGCAGCGCGACGAAGCCGGCCGCCGCCGACACCGTGACGGGTGCCGAGGTGTCCGCGAAGAAGTCCGTGATCATCGGTGCGGCCTTCTCCAGGATGCCGATGCCCGCGGTCACGTTCATGCAGAGCACGATCCACAGGAGCCAGAACTGCGGGGTGCGCACGGCGCTGTTCGCGGAGACCTGCACACCCTCCAGCGGGGCCGGGGTGCCGTCGGCCGCGGTCTTCGCGGGCCGCGGGACGCGCACCAGCAGCACACCGAGCGACATGAAGACGGCGTACGTCAGTCCGTGCACGAGGAAGGCCAGCGCGATGCCCGAGCTGTCCGAGCCGAAGGAGTCGAGCATCTGCGCGGACCACGGCGAGGCGATCAGCGCGCCGCCGCCGAAGCCCATGATGGCGATGCCGGTGGCCATGCCGGGCCGGTCCGGGAACCACTTGATGAGCGTGGAGACGGGCGAGATGTACCCGATGCCGAGGCCGATGCCGCCCACGAAGCCGTAGCCGAACACGATCAGCCAGTACTGCTCGGTGGCGGCGCCGAGGGCGGCGAGCAGGAAGCCCGAGGAGAAGCAGACCAGGGCGACCGTCATCGCCCAGCGCGGCCCGTTGCGCTCCACCAGCGTGCCGCCGAACGCGGCGGACAGGCCGAGCATCACGATGCCGAGCTGGAAGGGCAACGCGCTCTGGGTGCCGCTGAGGTCGAGCGCGGACTCCAGGGACGGTTTGAACACGGACCAGGCGTACGCCTGGCCGATGGAGAGGTGGACCGACAGGGCCGCGGGCGGGACCAGCCAGCGGCTCCAGCCCGGTGGGGCTATGGGGGGACTCATGATCCGGACGATAGGAAGCGGTGGTCCGGTTGGGAAGGCGGGCCACCCCGACTCGTCGACCGTATGCGGTGAACGGTATGCGGGGTGCGGTGAACGGTCGTTTCCGGCCGACGAACGGTATCCGCGGCCGAACTGCGCACCTGTACCGGGGGTGTTCGG belongs to Streptomyces sp. V3I8 and includes:
- a CDS encoding OFA family MFS transporter — translated: MSPPIAPPGWSRWLVPPAALSVHLSIGQAYAWSVFKPSLESALDLSGTQSALPFQLGIVMLGLSAAFGGTLVERNGPRWAMTVALVCFSSGFLLAALGAATEQYWLIVFGYGFVGGIGLGIGYISPVSTLIKWFPDRPGMATGIAIMGFGGGALIASPWSAQMLDSFGSDSSGIALAFLVHGLTYAVFMSLGVLLVRVPRPAKTAADGTPAPLEGVQVSANSAVRTPQFWLLWIVLCMNVTAGIGILEKAAPMITDFFADTSAPVTVSAAAGFVALLSAANMAGRIGWSSTSDLIGRKNIYRVYLGVGALMYALIAWVGDSSKPVFIIAALVILSFYGGGFATVPAYLKDLFGTYQVGAIHGRLLTAWSTAGVLGPLIVNWIADRQEEAGKSGASLYGLSLVIMIGLLAVGFVANELVRPVDARHHVPARKEAADVHEGQQSA
- a CDS encoding beta-ketoacyl-ACP synthase III, coding for MNGSRITAVGHYQPARVLTNEDLAELVDTSDEWITSRVGIRTRHIAGPDEPVDELAAHAAAKALAAAGLTPEDIDLVLVATSTAVDRSPNMAARVAARLGIPSPAVMDLNVVCAGFTHALATADHAVRAGGATRVLVIGADKMSDVADWTDRTTCVLVGDGAGAAVVEAAEESAIGPVLWGSVPGMGNAVRIEGTPARFAQEGQSVYRWATTKLPAIARKACERAGLAPEDLAAVVLHQANLRIIEPLAEKIGAVNAVVARDVVESGNTSAASIPIALSKLVERGEITAGDRVLLFGFGGNLSYAGQVIHCP